GCTGATGGTCACGCCGCCGCCGGCGACATCGATGAACCGGCGGTACTTGGCGATCTCGGTCACCAGGTCGTCCACGCTGACGCGCTGCCCGTACCGCGCGAACCGGGTCTCCGGGTCGTGGCAGTACAGGCAGCGCAGCGGGCACCCGGCGGTGAACACGACGAACCGGGTGCCGGGGCCGTCCACCGCCGTGGCGAGGTCCCAGGAGTGGACGGTCCCGGCGGTCATCACAGTGATCCGTGGAACGTGCGGTTGACCACGTCTCGTTGTTGTTCGGGTGTCAGGCGGACGAAGTTCACCGCGTAACCCGACACTCGGATGGTCAGCTGCGGGTACTTCTCGGGGTGTTCCATCGCGTCGAGCAGGACTTCCCGGTTGAGCACGTTGGCGTTGAGGTGGAAGCCACCGGCGTCGGTGTAGGCGTCGAGCACGCCGACGAGGTTGGCCACCCGCTCCTCGGTGTCGCGGCCCAATCCGTTCGGCGTGATGCCGGCGGTCAGTGAGATGCCGTCCAGTGCCTCGTCGTAGGGCAGCTTGGCCACCGACAGCGCCGCCGCGACCAGCCCGTGCCGATCCTGGCCGTTCATCGGGTTGGCGCCGGGTGCGAACGGTTCGCCCGCGCGTCTGCCTTCCGGGGTGTTGCCGGTGTGGCGGCCGTAGACGACGTTCGAGGTGATGGTCAGCACCGACTGGGTGTGCAGGGCGTCGCGGTAGGCGGGGTAGCGGCGTACGAGCGCCATGAAGTCCTCGACCAGCCCCACCGCGAGGGTGTCGGCGCGGTCGTCGTTGTTGCCGTAGCGGGGGAAGTCGCCCTCCACGGCGAAGTCGACGGCCAGGCCGGTGTCGTCGCGGACCACCCGCACCTTCGCGTGCTTGATCGCCGAGAGGCTGTCCGCGACGACCGACAGGCCTGCGATGCCGCAGCCGAGCAGCCGCTGGGCGGGGTGGTCGTGCAGGGCCATCTCGATGCGTTCGTAGGCGTACTTGTCGTGCATGTAGTGGATGATGTTCAACGCGTCCACGTAGGTGCGGGCCAACCAGTCCAGGGTGCGGTCGAACGCCGCGCGGACATCGTCGTAGTCGAGGTGCTCGCCGGCGATCGGAGGTTGGTGTGGGGCGACCAGTTCGCCGGTCAGCTCGTCGCGTCCGCCGTTGATCGCGTACAGCAGCGCCTTGGCGAGGTTGACCCGTGCGCCGAAGAACTGCATCTGCTTGCCGACCTTCATGGCCGACACGCAGCAGGCGATGGCGGTGTCGTCGCCGAAGCGGGGTCGGATCAGCTCGTCGTTCTCGTACTGGATCGAGCTGGTGTCCACGGACACCCGTGCGCAGAACCGCTTGAAGCCCTCCGGCAGCGCGGGCGACCACAGCACGGTCAGGTTCGGCTCCGGCGCGGGTCCCAGGTTGTAGAGGGTCTGGAGGAACCGGAAGCTGGTCCTGGTCACGAGCGGGCGGCCGTCCTCGCCGATGCCGCCGATGCTCTCGGTGACCCAGGTCGGGTCGCCGGAGAACAGTTCGTCGTAGGCGGGGGTGCGCAGGAACCGCACGATCCGCAGCTTGATCACCAGGTCGTCGACGAGCTCCTGGGCCTGCGACTCGGTCAGCCGCCCGGCGTCGAGGTCGCGCTGGAGGTAGATGTCCAGGAACGTCGAGGTGCGACCCAGCGACATCGCCGCGCCGTTCTGCTCCTTCACCGCCGCCAGGTAGGCGTAGTACAGCCACTGGACGGCCTCACGGGCGGTGTTCGCCGGTCGGGAGATGTCGTCGCCGTAGGACCGCGCCATCTGCTTCAGCTCGTCCAGGGCGCGGATCTGCTCGGCGAGCTCCTCGCGGTCGCGGATCACCGCTTCGGTGGACGGCACGTCGTCGATCGCGGCACGCTCGGCCCGCTTGGCGTCGATCAGCCGGTCCACGCCGTAGAGCGCGACGCGCCGGTAGTCGCCGATGATCCGCCCCCGCCCGTAGGAGTCCGGCAGACCGGTGATGACCCCGGCGCGGCGGGCGCGTTTGATCTCGTCGGTGTAGGCGTCGAACACGCCGTCGTTGTGCGTCTTGCGGTACTTGGTGAAGATTTCTTTGACGGCTGGGTCGAGCTCGTAGCCGTAAGCTTCCAGACCGGCCTCCACCATGCGCAGGCCGCCGCCCGGCATGATGGCCCGCTTGAGCGGGGCGTCGGTCTGCAACCCGACGATCAGCTCCTGCGCCCGGTCGAGGTAGCCGGGGCGGTGGGAGGTGATGGTGGACGGCGTGTGCACGTCCACGTCCAGAATGCCGCGTCGGCGTTCCTCGGCGAACAACCCGGACAAGTCCCGCCACAGCGTCTCGGTCCGCTCGGTCGGTCCGGTCAGGAACCCGTCGTCGCCCTCGTAGGGGGTGTAGTTGGCCTGGATGAACCCGCGCACGTCGATGTCGTGCCGCCAGTTAGCGCCGCGGAACCCGGTCCACGCGTCGAGGCGTTCCTCCACCGCGGTCATCGCGTCAGCACCACTTTCAGCGCGCCGGTCTCGGCCGCCCGTTCGAAGACGTCGTAGGCCGCCTCCATCTCGTCCAGCGCGAACCTGTGCGTGGCGAACCGGTCGGCGTCCAGCCGCCCCCCGGCCAGCATCGTCAGCAGCGTCGGCGTGGTGACCGTGTCGACCAGGCCGGTGGTGATGGTGACGTTGCGGATCCACAGCTTTTCCAGGTGCAGGGTGGCCGGCTTGCCGTGCACGCCGACGTTCGCGACCCGACCGCCGGGGCGGATCAGCCGCGCGCACAGCTCGAAGGTCTCCGGCACGCCCACCGCCTCGATCGCGAGGTCCGCGCCCAGCCCGCCGGTCAGCTCGAACACGACCCGCTCGACGTCGTCGGCCGCGTTCACCGTCACATCCGCACCGAACTGCTTGGCCGCGTCCAGCCGCGCCTCGGCCAGATCCACCGCCACGACGTGACCGGGGCTGTAGAAGCGTGCGGTCTCGATCGCGGCCAAGCCGATCGGCCCGGCACCCACGATGACGACCGTCTGACCGGGCTGGACCTTCCCGGCGAGCACGCCGACCTCGAACGCGGTGGGCAGGATGTCCGACAGCATGACCGCGGCGGTGTCGGTGACACCGTCGGGCAGCAGGTAGGTCGAAGTGTCCGCGAACGGCACCCGCACGTACTCCGCGTGCGTGCCGTCCACGGTGTGGCCCAGGACCCAGCCGCCGCCGCCCAGGCACTGCCCGTACATCCCGGTCCGGCAGTACGAGCACCTGCCGCACGCGCTGATGCACGACACCAGCACGCGGTCGCCCGGCTTGATTTCGGTGACCGCCGCACCGACCTGCTCGACCACCCCCACACCCTCGTGGCCCAGGATCCGGCCGGGCTCCACCTCGGGCACGTCACCCTTGAGGATGTGCAGGTCCGTGCCGCAGATCGTCGCCGCGGTGATCCGCACGATCGCGTCGGTCGGGTCGACCAGCTCCGGGTCGGGCACGTCCTCCCAGGCCTTCCGGCCGGGACCGCGATAAACGAGCGCCTTCATCGTCTCCTCCTCGAATTCCGTCCACCTCGAGCGTCGGCCAAAACGTGGACAGGAGGCAGAGCCGTCGGTCCCGGCGGCTACGGCGAAGGTCCCGGTGCGGACGGGACCGTTCGCCGCTGTGCGGTCACCGGGGGAAGGCGAACCGTGGGAGGTGACAGGAAAGGTGGTCAGTCATGGCTCGGGCACTCGTGGTCTACGAATCCATGTTCGGCAACACCAAAGCCATCGCCGAGGCGATCGGGCAGGCGTTGGCGGCCGATGTCGTCGAGGTCTCAGACGCACCCGACGTGCTGCCTGACGACGTCGGCCTGGTGGTCGTCGGGGCGCCCACGCACGCCTTCAGCCTCAGCCGCCCCGCCACCCGCCAGTCCGCCGCCAACCAGGCCACCGGCGACCTGGTGTCCACCGGCCGCGGCGTCCGCGAGTGGCTGGACACCCTTGCACCGCTCGGACACCACGTCACCGCGCACGCCTTCGACACCAGGGTCAAGGTCGGGTGGCTGCCCGGCTCCGCCGCCAAGGCCATCGCCAAGCGGCTGCGCGCCCTGCACTTCCAGGTGCCGGGCAAGCCGATGTCCTTCCACGTCGGCGGCACCCCCGGCCCGCTGCTGGTCGGCGAGCCCGCCCGCGCGGACGCCTGGGCCCGCTCGATCCTCGCCGAGGCTCGGACCTGAACGCCGTTGCCGCCGGGGCCTGCGTCGGCGAATCGGCCGCACGCAGGCCCTCGACGGCCTCGACCTGATCGTCCTCCCCGGTGCACGGGCTGCCAGCCACCACGTCACCGCGCCCGCCTGCGACGCGGGTGTTGTCGGCGAAGTCCTGACCACAAGCTCATGCTGGACAGGCACCTGCGCACCATCCCGGTCGTGCGGGACGGCGTCCTCGTCGGAGTCGTCGCCAGGCGCGGCCTGCTGCGCATGATCGCCCGGGACGACGACGTGATCGCGACCGACGTGCGGCACCAGCTGTCCGTCGCGTCGGGCCGCGTCCCATGGCGGATTTCGGTCACCCGAGGGGTGGTCGCGCTGGCGGGTGAAAGGTGCGGACGACGTGGAGCGGCACGTCGCCATCGTGGTGGCCGGCGCGGTGCCGGGGATGGTGGGCGTCGAGATGGCCGAGTACAACGGCACCGCGTGAGGCGCACCGCGTCCGACCGGCCTGCCGGACCGGCAGCATGTCACTCAGGCGTTGTGCTGTAGGTGATGTCCGCTTTCGTGTAGTCGAACTGGGCGTAGGCGAAAGGCCCGTCGGGTAGGTGCCAGACCGCTGTGCCGCGACGGGGGCGTATGCGGCCCGCTACCAGGTTCCAGCCTTCGACCGGGGTGGACCAGCGGGTCTTGACCAGGCCCTCGGGCAGGTCTGCCCAGCGGTCTTCGGTGGTGAACTCGCGTGGTGCGCCGCGGTCGTCCACGGTGACCCGCGCGGTGACGGTGTTGTCGTGGTCGGTCAGGGTGAGGCCGAAGGTGTGATCGTCGATCGCGGTCCACTCGACGGGCAGGCGCAGCAGCATCGACGGTGCGAGCAGGACGGCGTCGTTGAGGAACGTCACCAGCTCGCCGAGGTCGAACTCACGGCCTTTGCCGTCCGCGACTGCGAACAGTCCCAATGCAGTGGCGTGCATCCGGCCGTGTCCGTGCTCGTACAGGTCCTCGGCCTGCACCGGGATGAGGTGCGCGAGCCTGAGTCGCATGCGGAAGTCGCGGGTCAGGTCGGCGGCGCTGTTGTGCTGCTCGCTCGTGCAGGCGATCCAGCGCTGGTCCGGGCGCATCCGGAAGAAGCCGTGCGCGGTGGCGTGGAACGACATGTCGGCCGGACGTCCCAGCACGCGGGTGAACGTCAGGTAGCGCTGTGCCGGCTCGGGCAGGTGGGCGATGTCGTCCGCGGTGATGGGAGCGGCGTGAACCGTGCTCGTCATTGGTGGCACCTCCACCTCCGAGCCTGCTCCACCCGCTGTGTGCGCCGCAGAGCCGGAGGTCATCATCGAGCGGGGACTTCCGGCGCGTCGTGCAGGTCAGTCGAAGGTGCTGCTACCGGGCCCTTGCGGAGGTGTCCGGCAAGCGCGCACGGACCAGTGCTCGCGGCGTCGTCGTTCCCTTCGACAGGCACCACCACGACCGGGCACTTCGCGTACCGCACGCAGTACGACACGACCGATCCGATCGCCGCCGCGCCCGCCCGGTGGTAGTGGTGGCCGCCCAGCACCAGCACGTCGGCGTCCTCGGCCAGACCTACGAGGGCCGGACCGGCCTCGCCGTCCACGACCGCTTCCTGGATCCGTGCGCCCCACGTCGTGCCGAGTCTTGTGACGGCTTCGCGCAGCACCCGCCGTTGCGCGGCGTGCAAGGCATCGTCGCCACCGCACACCTCGGGGTATATCCGGCAGACCGACACGGCCAGCACGGTGCCGCCCTCGGCATGCCGTACGGCCCACTCCAGGGCGACGGTCCCCGCCGGCGAGGCGTCGACGCCGACGACGGTCCTCTTGGTCCAGGTCACGATCTCGTCCTCTCCACCCGGACGCGTCGGAGCGGGCGAGCCCCGCCCGCCCGCTCCTGTTCGCGTCATCGCAGCCAGGTGTGGTCGCGGACCACGGGCAGGGTCGCCCACTGGCGGCCGAGGCCCCAGGTGGCGCCCGCGCCGGTGAGGGCGACGGCGATCAGGGCGACGGCGTAGATGATGTGGTAGTCGATGATCGGGTTGGTGGACATGCTGGGTTCGCCGGCCGAGGTGAACTGCGCGAGCGGCCACTCGGCGGCCCACATGAGCAGCATCATGAGGGTTCCGGCGATCGCGGCGACGCGCAGGCCGATCCCGGCGATGACCGCGACGCCGATGGCGAACAGGCCCAGCATGAACAGCCAGTCGGCCCACCATGCGCCGGCCCAGGCGTGGAAGGTCGACTCGAACGGGCCGACCGCGACACGACTGAGGAAGCCCTTTGTGGGCGATCCGCCGTTGATCCACGCGTTGGCCGACTTGGTGGCGTAGTCGAGCCCGAACAGCTTGTCGAAGAAGGCCCACAGGAAAACGAACCCGGTCGTGATCCGCAGGGCCGCGAGCGCGATTGCCCCGGCGTCGGCACGGACCGCCGTCGTGGCGGTCGCACGGGCAGTGGTCCCTGTTGCGGCACCGGAGTGGCTGAACGCTGTCATGGTTTCTCTCCTCTTGCTCTCGTCTGCGACATGAGCTTCGCGCCCGCGCCGGTTGTGCGACGCGGGCGAAGGTCCCTGATCGACGGGGACGTCCGGCACCACGTTCGGCTCCCGGGTCTTCACGGGTCGACGTCCGCCGCCACCAAGGCGTGCAGGAGCTTGACCAGTTGGACCACGAGGGCGATCGACACGGCGACGAGCACGATGGTCAGCGTCGTGCGCGTGATCGTCGTCCACGGGATCTCCGTGTCGTCGAACCTGAAGGGCCACACCGCCGACATCGACGTCAGCGCGGCCAGCGCCGCTGTCGTCGTCAGCACGTCGCCGAGCAGGACCAGCCGCCGTCGGGGGAACAGCGCGCAGAGCGTGTTGACGACGACGCCGAGTGCCAGACCGATGTCGATCCACACCACGACGTCGATCGCGTCGTCGGTGAGGAACGGAACCGTGCGCCACCCCGGAGAAACGTTGATCAGGACCAACAGGATCACGTCTACCACCGCGCCGACCAGGTATCCGGCGCGCGGTTCCGCCGTGACGGACGGTCGGATCGATGTGCTCGTCATCGTCCCCTCCACCGGATCGGGTGTCGCTGTCCCATCCATCGTCGGTTGCCCAAGAGGTCGCGGGCAGGGGCGGAAGACCGCGTCAGGGCGGGACCGGAGTCCCGCTCTGACGTGCCTCTCGATCGAACCGTCAGGTCTGTGGCGGCTCGTGGCGCTCGACGTCGACCGACCACTCGCCGGCGAGGGCGGCGATCGCCGCGACGGCTGCCACGACGGGGGCGGCGACGGCGACGACGACGCCTGCCGTCACAGGGATCTCCATCACGGTGTGGCCCTTGTCGTTCTTGATGACCAGACGCCGAACGTTGCCCTCATGGAGCAGTTCCTTGACCTTCTCGACGAGCGCTTGCCCGCGCAGGTGCGTGGTCTTCCGGGCTTCCAACTGCTCGGTCATGTCGTACCTCCGTTCCCGGTCACCTGGTCAGGTGTGCCGGCTGGTGGGTGACGTCCTCGATGTCGGCTGTCGCGGCGTCGAGGAGCTGGTGCGCGAGGTCGGACAGCGCCCTCGCCGTGGCGAGCTCGTCACCGATCTCGGGGATGTCGGTGTCGGCCGGGTTCAGCCTCGCGGTGCCGACACCGACCAGGTGCGTGTTGTCGCGCGTGTGCAGGCGTGCCTTCGCCGTGGTCTTGTCGTCGTGCTCGTCGATGGTGATGTCGACGCGCCACTGCTTGGTCTCTCGCATCGGGTCCTCCTCCACTCGGGTGCCGGTGGTCAGCCGTCGCGGGTGTCGACGTGGTGCTCGATCCGCACGGCGACACGTTCCAGCGCGGCTCGGTGCCGGCGTTCGTGGTGGTCGCAGAAGGTCAACTCCCCGTCGTGCAGCACAACGCGCACTCGGGCACGCGCGCCGCAGCGGTCACACCGGTCTTCGACGGGGTTCAGGCCGGTCGTGATCGTGTCGAGCGCGGTGGTCATCGCTGTGGTCATGACGGACTCCTCTTCCTTGACCTCCAGCGTTCTCTCGGGCGGTGGGGTGGTACAGGGACCTTCGACCCGCGCCGGTCGGGATCCGGAGCAGTCGCCGGCACCTGCCCGGTGGGACCTCCGACCCTGGGGTCCGCCGTGCCGGAGGTCGAAGCTGGACGCGCATGGGTCGGTGTTCGACATGCCACGCCCACCCGGAGGAGGAACCGCCATGACCAGCCGCATGAACGACCACGGCACACGCACGGACCAACCGAAGGACTTCGTCGTCTCGTGGCCCGCGGAGGACGATCCTCCGGAGACCCGGGCGCTCCCGGCGGTCCGGTCCGACGCGCTGGCCGGAGAGCTGTCGCTCGACGGGTTCCACACTGGACGGCTGTGGACCGGCGGAGCCGCGACCGCGCTGGTTGCCGGGCTGCTCGCGGTCGTCGGGATCCTGGTGGCTCGCGGGTTGCTCGACATCGCGGTACTCGCCCCGAAGGGCGAGGGCGCCTGGGGCAACGCCAACACCCTGACCTACGCGCTCGCCTCGGCGGTGTGCGCGTTCGCCGCCACCGGCCTGGTGCAGCTGCTGCTGACCACCACTCCCCGTGCGGTCCGGTTCTTCACTTGGATCATGGTGCTGCTGACCGCGATCGCCGTGGTGTTGCCGCTGAGCCTCGACGTGGCCGCCGAGAGCCGCGTGTTCACCGCCGTGCTCAACGCCACGATCGGCCTCTCGATCACGGCGCTGCTGTCCGGCGTCGTGGGCAGTGCCCGCCGACGGTGGAACGCGTGAGCCGAGCTGGACGCGATCCTGGAGAGCTCCATTTACCTGTTCAACCGAGCGGTGGCAACCGTAGACCCTGAGGTCGTTATCCCTGGCCGCGCTGCGCCGTCGACAGCGTGGAGCGCCGCGCGGTGACCAGGGACGTCAGGTGCGTTCAGAGAGGACCTTCGGCGGCGGCGTGGCTGGTGCGGCCGGCCCATCGTGGGAGAGCGGAGTCGTCCGGGCATCCGGTCTGCCGGTTCGCCACGGGACGGCGGCGGCCCGGTGCGGCGGAGCACCGGGGGAGCACATCGGCGGTCGGGCACCGTGCCTGTCCACGAGCGACTGAACGAGGAGTGATGACGATGCCCAAGTACGTGTACGACTTCGCCGAGGGCAACCAGTTCATGGCGGACCTGCTCGGCGGCAAGGGGGCCAACCTCGCCGAGATGACCGTGATGGGGTTGCCAGTGCCGCCCGGCTTCACGATCACCACCGAAGCCTGCCGCGCCTACCTGACCACCGGCGCGATGCCGGAAGGGCTTGCCGCGGAGGTGGACGAGCACTTGCACGCGCTGGAGCGGGCGATGGGCCGCAAGCTCGGGCAGGTCGACCAGCCGCTGTTGGTCGCGGTCCGGTCCGGCGCGCGGTACTCGATGCCCGGGATGATGGACACGGTCCTCGACATCGGGCTGACCGACGACTCGGTGGCCGGGCTCGCCGCGTGGGCGGGGGACGAGCGGCTCGCCTGGGACTCCTACCGCAGGCTGGTGCAGATGTTCGGCACGACGGTGCTGGGTGTCGACGCGGAGCACTTCACCGACGCGCTGCGGCACGCCAAGCGGACCAAGGGCGTCGCCGGCGACCTCGGTCTGGACGCCGGGGACCTGCGTGCGCTGACCGCGACGTTCAAGGACATCGTCCGCGAGCGGGCCGGCCGGGAATTCCCGCAGGACCCGCGCGAGCAGCTGGACATGGCGATCGCGTCGGTCTTCGCGTCGTGGCGCACCGATCGGGCCCGGACCTACCGGCACGCCGAACACATCCCGGAAGACCTCGGCACGGCGGTCAACGTGTGCGCCATGGTGTTCGGCAACCTGGGCGACGACTCGGGCACCGGCGTCGCGTTCACGCGTGACCCGGCCACGGGCGCGTCCGGCGTCTACGGCGACTACCTCCCCAACGCCCAGGGCGAGGACGTCGTCGCCGGCATCCGCAACACGCTGCCGCTGCACCGGCTCGCCGACCTGCAACCCCAGGCCCACGAGCAGCTGATGGACATCATGGCGACGTTGGAGGAGCACTACCGCGACCTGTGCGACATCGAGTTCACCATCGAACGCCACAAGCTGTGGATGCTTCAGACCCGCGTCGGCAAGCGCACCGCGGCCGCCGCGTTCCGCATCGCCAACGCGCTGCGCGAGGAGGGCGTGATCGACGCCGACGAGGCGCTGCGGCGGGTGACCGGCGCGCAACTGGCCCAGCTGATGTTCCCGCGCTTCGGCGACACCGACCGGGTGCCGCTGGCCACCGGCGTCGCCGCGTCGCCCGGCGCGGCGGTCGGCGAGGTGGTGTTCGACTCCGCGACCGCGGTCCGCCGGGGAGAGCAGGGCGCCGCCGTGATCCTCGTGCGCCGCGAGACCAACCCCGACGACCTCGACGGGATGATCCACGCCCGAGCGGTGCTCACCAGCCGAGGCGGCAAGACCTCACACGCCGCCGTCGTCGCCCGCGGCCTCGGCCGGACCTGCGTGTGCGGGGCGGAGTCGCTGACCATCGACGCCGAGGCCCGCCGCTTCACCACCGCCGACGGCACGGTGGTCGCAGAAGGCGACGTCATCTCGGTCGACGGGACCGCCGGCACGGTCTACCTCGGCGAACTGGCCGTGGCCCCGTCCCCGGTCGCCGACTACTTCGAGGGCCGCCGCACCGCCGACAGCGACGACCTGCTGCGGGCCGTGGACCGCATCATCAGCCACGCCGACCGCCGGCACCGCCTGGAGGTGCGTGCCAACGCCGACACCCCGCAGGACGCGCACCGTGCCCGCCGGCTCGGCGCCACCGGGATCGGGCTTTGCCGCACCGAGCACATGTTCCTCGGCGACCGCCGCACCCTCGTCGAACGACTGATCCTGGCGAGCGGTGAAGCCGCCCGCGCCGAAGCGCTCGCTGCGTTGCTGCCGTTGCAGCGCGCGGACTTCACGCGCATCTTCGAGGAGATGGACGGCCTGCCGGTCACCATCAGGCTGCTCGACCCGCCACTGCACGAGTTCCTGCCCGACCACGTCGAGCTCACCGCACGGGTCGCGGTCGCGAAGGCACTTGGGCAGACCGACGCACCGGAGGACCTGCTGCGGGCGGTCGACCGGCTGCACGAGCAGAACCCGATGCTCGGCACGCGCGGCGTGCGGCTCGGACTGATCATCCCGGAGCTGTACGACTTGCAGGTCCGCGCAATCGCGGAAGCCGCGGCGGTGCGGATCCGAGCGGGTGGAACACCGCACGTGGAGATCATGGTCCCGCTGGTCGGCGACGCGCGCGAGTTGGAGATGGTCGCGGCGCGAGCCCGGCGAACCGTCGCCGACGTGGCCCGGGAGTCCGGCGTGGACATCCGGTACCGGATCGGCACGATGATCGAACTGCCGCGTGCCGCGCTCACCGCAGGCCGCATCGCCGAGTCCGCCGCGTTCTTCTCCTTCGGCACCAACGACCTGACGCAGACGGTCTGGGGCTTCTCCCGCGACGACGTCGAAGGCTCGTTCTTCCCGGTGTACCTCATCGAGGGCGTCTTCGAGGTGTCGCCGTTCGAGACGATCGACCGTGAGGGCGTCGGCCGGCTGATCGCCATCGCCGTGCGCGAGGGCCGCGCCGCTCGCCCGGACCTCGCGTTGGGCGTGTGCGGCGAGCACGGCGGCGACCCCGCGTCCATCCGGTTCTTCCACGAGGTCGGCCTCGACTATGTGTCCTGCTCACCGTTCCGGGTGCCCGTCGCCCGCCTCGAAGCGGGCCGCGCCGTGGTCGGAGAGGCCGACACGACCACCGACAACCGCTAGGAAGGACCGTAGACAGGACTTTCTCAAAGAGAACGTCCTGTCTACGGTCTCCCGGACGGCTGCGGACCCCGTTCCCGTCAAGGCCTTCGCTCGGAGGTCGAGACCGTCACATGTCCGAGTTGCTTCCCACCAGGACGTGGATCCGACTGTGTGCCGCGTCGCGCGGTCGATCCGCGACCGCGCGACGCGGGACTCTCCGTTACTTGGGGTCGTTGCGGACGTCGACACCACCGAAGAGCGCGGTGGCGTTGACCTTGAGCAGGGGCGCGTCGGAAGCCATCACCGTGTCGCGCTCGGTGTTGTCGTCGTAACCGCCGAAGAAGGGCAGCCCGCCCAACGACACCCGCCATCCTCTCGGCACCAGGATTTCCACGCCGCCGAACAGCGCGAAGGCGTCGACATCGGCCTCGTCGTCGATGTGCGCGTCACGCAGGTCGAGCGTCGCGCCACCGAACACCGCGGACACGTTCGCCCGGGTCAGGTGTTCGGCGCGGCTGCGCACCTTCGTGCCACCGAACAGCGCCACGGGCACGCCGATGTCGTCGGCGTCGTGGTGGTCGGCCGTGTGGCGGGTGCGCAGTCCGGTCAGGACGGCGACGCCGATGAGCAGCAGCAGGACCGGCCACAGCGGGTTGCCGGTGGTCCACCCCTGGCGGTCGGCCAGCAGCACGAGCCCGATCGCGGTCACCACGACCGGACCGAGCGAGACGTGCTTCTGGGCGATCATGGCGGTGAGGCCGACCCCGATGACGCCGATCGGCCACCAGGAGCCCAACGTGGTGCCGAAGTCGAGGACGTCCGTGGCGTCGAGGACGCCGAGCACGCCGAGCGTGACGAGCACGGCGCCGATCCAGATCCGCACGGGCTTCATGATGGTGCTCCCTTCCGGTCCTGGTGCCGTTCGACGGTGATGGTCCAGCCGCACCAGAGGGCGGCGATGGCGGCGACCGAGGTCACGATCGGCGC
This is a stretch of genomic DNA from Saccharothrix ecbatanensis. It encodes these proteins:
- a CDS encoding LiaF transmembrane domain-containing protein: MKPVRIWIGAVLVTLGVLGVLDATDVLDFGTTLGSWWPIGVIGVGLTAMIAQKHVSLGPVVVTAIGLVLLADRQGWTTGNPLWPVLLLLIGVAVLTGLRTRHTADHHDADDIGVPVALFGGTKVRSRAEHLTRANVSAVFGGATLDLRDAHIDDEADVDAFALFGGVEILVPRGWRVSLGGLPFFGGYDDNTERDTVMASDAPLLKVNATALFGGVDVRNDPK
- the ppdK gene encoding pyruvate, phosphate dikinase, whose protein sequence is MPKYVYDFAEGNQFMADLLGGKGANLAEMTVMGLPVPPGFTITTEACRAYLTTGAMPEGLAAEVDEHLHALERAMGRKLGQVDQPLLVAVRSGARYSMPGMMDTVLDIGLTDDSVAGLAAWAGDERLAWDSYRRLVQMFGTTVLGVDAEHFTDALRHAKRTKGVAGDLGLDAGDLRALTATFKDIVRERAGREFPQDPREQLDMAIASVFASWRTDRARTYRHAEHIPEDLGTAVNVCAMVFGNLGDDSGTGVAFTRDPATGASGVYGDYLPNAQGEDVVAGIRNTLPLHRLADLQPQAHEQLMDIMATLEEHYRDLCDIEFTIERHKLWMLQTRVGKRTAAAAFRIANALREEGVIDADEALRRVTGAQLAQLMFPRFGDTDRVPLATGVAASPGAAVGEVVFDSATAVRRGEQGAAVILVRRETNPDDLDGMIHARAVLTSRGGKTSHAAVVARGLGRTCVCGAESLTIDAEARRFTTADGTVVAEGDVISVDGTAGTVYLGELAVAPSPVADYFEGRRTADSDDLLRAVDRIISHADRRHRLEVRANADTPQDAHRARRLGATGIGLCRTEHMFLGDRRTLVERLILASGEAARAEALAALLPLQRADFTRIFEEMDGLPVTIRLLDPPLHEFLPDHVELTARVAVAKALGQTDAPEDLLRAVDRLHEQNPMLGTRGVRLGLIIPELYDLQVRAIAEAAAVRIRAGGTPHVEIMVPLVGDARELEMVAARARRTVADVARESGVDIRYRIGTMIELPRAALTAGRIAESAAFFSFGTNDLTQTVWGFSRDDVEGSFFPVYLIEGVFEVSPFETIDREGVGRLIAIAVREGRAARPDLALGVCGEHGGDPASIRFFHEVGLDYVSCSPFRVPVARLEAGRAVVGEADTTTDNR